One window of the Nocardia huaxiensis genome contains the following:
- a CDS encoding MlaD family protein, with amino-acid sequence MQRMRLPRWLIRKDQVIDEETRKKRELRRGIIGAAVVLVLLLGAGAVYILPLGKQTYTAELSEAQSVKAGDDVRIAGISVGEVKSLDLKPDRVVMRFTVNSNVFLGDQTSLDIRMLTIVGGHYVALFPAGDKPLGDSAIPMERVRLPYSLVQTFQDAATPLSKIDGSTLNQNLSALAGSIDAAPESLRTTLATVNTYVDALERQRTQVSNAVAVADEYVRMYDGAKSHLGRLMDNANMLVTILNDKHAEMAEAIRLLSDVVGRLAGAQPAWDESLKPKLEDAISQLEQLGTRFAPTLTAAQSLQTKLTELMVPAEGGTDQAAAAPQVCIPVPGKDC; translated from the coding sequence ATGCAACGGATGAGACTGCCGCGGTGGCTGATTCGCAAGGATCAGGTCATCGACGAAGAGACCCGCAAGAAGCGGGAACTGCGCCGCGGCATCATCGGCGCGGCGGTGGTGCTGGTGCTGCTGCTCGGCGCGGGCGCGGTCTACATTCTGCCGCTGGGCAAGCAGACCTACACCGCGGAACTGTCCGAGGCGCAGTCGGTGAAGGCCGGGGACGATGTGCGCATCGCCGGCATCTCGGTGGGCGAGGTGAAATCCCTCGACCTGAAGCCGGATCGCGTGGTCATGCGGTTCACCGTGAATTCCAATGTGTTCCTGGGTGATCAGACCTCGCTCGACATTCGCATGCTCACCATCGTGGGCGGTCACTATGTGGCGCTGTTCCCGGCCGGGGACAAGCCCCTGGGTGACTCCGCCATCCCGATGGAGCGAGTTCGCCTGCCCTACAGTCTGGTTCAGACCTTCCAGGACGCGGCCACCCCGCTGTCCAAGATCGACGGCAGCACCCTGAACCAGAACCTGTCCGCACTCGCCGGGTCCATCGACGCCGCTCCGGAGAGCCTGCGCACCACCCTCGCCACGGTGAACACCTATGTGGACGCGCTGGAACGTCAGCGCACCCAGGTGTCGAATGCCGTTGCGGTGGCGGACGAATACGTGCGCATGTACGACGGCGCGAAGTCCCATCTGGGCCGGCTCATGGACAACGCCAACATGCTGGTCACCATTCTGAACGACAAGCACGCCGAGATGGCCGAGGCCATCCGCCTGCTCAGCGATGTGGTGGGCCGCCTGGCCGGTGCGCAGCCGGCCTGGGACGAATCGCTGAAACCCAAACTGGAGGACGCGATCTCGCAGCTGGAGCAGCTCGGCACGCGGTTCGCGCCCACGCTGACCGCCGCGCAGAGCCTGCAAACCAAGCTGACCGAGCTCATGGTCCCGGCCGAGGGCGGCACCGACCAAGCCGCGGCGGCCCCGCAGGTGTGCATTCCGGTGCCCGGGAAGGACTGCTGA